AAGTTAACACCATAGGCGTTGACATTCTGGCCGAGGAGGGTGACGTCAGTAACGCCCTGCTCCACGAGTGCCTGGACCTCAGCGAGAATCTCGCCTGGCCGACGATCGCGTTCCTTACCCCGCAAACTGGGGACGATGCAGAAGGTGCACGTGTTGTTGCAGCCTACGGAGATACTCACCCAACCTGCGTAAGTGGATTCACGCTTGGCCGGCAGCACCGAGGGAAATTCTTCCAGCGCGTCCTTAATCTCGACTTCAGCCCGGTCATTATGAGCGGCGCGTTCCAACAATGCTGGCAACGAACCCAAGTTATGCGTACCGAAGACGACGTCCACCCATGGGGCTTTCTTTACAACGACGTCCTTATCCTTCTGGGCCAAGCAGCCACCGACGGCAATCTGCATGCCTGGGTGAGCATCCTTGACCGGTTTGAGCTGTCCCAATGTGCCATAGAGTCGGTTGTCCGCATTCTCTCGAACGGCACAGGTGTTGAAAACGACCAGATCGGGATTCTCGCCTTCTGCAGCCGCTACATAACCGTTTTCTTCCAGCAAGCCAGACAGTCGTTCCGAGTCATGGACGTTCATCTGACAACCGAACGTACGCACCTCATATGTGCGAGGCGAAGACTGCTGCTGAGGGTTCAAAGAAGGGGTAGTCACGGCAGTTTAGGTTAGCTGTTTATGGCCCATTTCCCCAATCAGCGATTCCTTTAAACCTGACCGGTCCGCAGCCGGCGTGCTAATCCAGCGTGAAATGGTACCGGCGCTAATCTGTGTCCTCTTCGAGTTTCCGGTATCGCTCTTCTAACTGATCCCGAGCAATGCTCATGGACAATTCAGAGGGGAAACCGCGCCGCGCCAGCACACCGACAACTTTGCGTAAATCCTTTTGCTTGGAGTTGAAGTCAGGCGCTACTGATTTAATAGTGGCCGCCTTCTTCGCCGCTAGCTTCCGTGCGACTTCTTCTTCCGCGTTGTGCGTGATCTGCTCCAACGCATCAGCACGAAGCGAAGCATCAATACCCTTTTCCTGCAGCTCCCGGTTCAAAACCATCTTCGACTTGCCGCGACTGGCAAAGCGCTGCCGCACCCATTCGGATGCGAAAAGCTCGTCATTAACCAAACCACTTCGGGTCAGGTCATCAACGACTTCTTCAATCATCGAGGTTGGAAACTCCTCGACTGCCTCGAGCCTTTCTACGAGTTCCTTGCGGGAGCGCATTCGCTGATCGAGCAAGCGCAGCGCCTTAGCACGAATCGGAGCCTTGGATTCCTCACGACCCGCATCGTAGAGCGAACTACCGTCAGCTTCCGCAATCTGCTGAGCAAGCTTTTCGATAGTCTCCCGCACATCGCGGCCGTTACGATCCTCCACGGTCCTCACTTTTCATGTGTCCCGGCACTACGCCTCGAGCCAGCTAGTCTTCCAAATCATCGAAGTCGATGTCCGGCACGACATCGACAGGGGCATCGATATCGGTCTCGTCCTCGACCTCAGCGAATTCCCCGACCCCGAGTTTCTTCTTAATCTTGACTTCGATTTCCTGGGCAATTTCTGGATTCTCGCGCAGGTGCATACGAGCCTTTTCCTTGCCCTGGCCCAACTGATCGCCCTCGTAGGTAAACCACGAACCCGACTTCTTGACGATGCCGTTATCAACGCCCATGTCAATCAACGAGCCCTCACGCGAAATGCCCTCGCCGTAGATGATGTCAAACTCTGCCTGCTTGAACGGCGGCGACACCTTGTTCTTGACTACCTTCAAGCGCGTGCGGTTACCCACGGCATCCTGGCCGTCCTTCAACGTCTGAATTCGGCGTACGTCGCAGCGAACGGAAGCGTAGAACTTCAGTGCTTTACCACCCGTGGTGGTCTCAGGAGAGCCGAACATGACGCCAATCTTTTCACGCAGCTGGTTAATGAAGATGGCAGTGGTGCCGGTGTTAGACAGGGCGCCCGTCATCTTTCGCAGCGCCTGACTCATCAACCGCGCCTGCAGACCAACGTGGGAATCGCCCATTTCACCGTCGATTTCAGCCTTCGGAGTCAACGCGGCCACCGAGTCAACCACAATGATGTCAATAGCACCGGAACGCACCAACATATCTGTGATCTCAAGTGCCTGCTCACCGGTATCTGGTTGGGATACCAGAAGGTTGTCCGTATCTACTCCAAGCTTGCGCGCATAAACCGGATCCAGCGCATGCTCCGCATCAATAAATGCGGCAATACCGCCCTGCCGCTGTGCCTCTGCAATAGCATGCAGTGCGACTGTGGTCTTACCTGAGGATTCTGGACCATAGATCTCTACGATACGACCACGTGGGAACCCACCCAGGCCCAAAGCCACGTCGATAGCGATATTGCCGGAGGGAATAACCTGAATTGGAGGACGATTGTCATCCCCCAGGCGCATAACTGCACCTTTACCAAAGTCCTTCTCAATATTCGCCAGAGCTACATCGAGCGCCTTCAGGCGATCATTGCCCTGGTTCGAAGCCGTAGCCTTCTTACGAGCCATAGTTCGTTGTTCTTCCTCATTGTCATTGTCGCGTACGGTATCGGGTTCTGGAGCCGTACTCAGAGAATGTGTGTCCCGATTTTCATCCAAAACAGAAACTTCGCTCACACTTAATTAGGCGCGAAACTAGCCGTTCCGGTTCCAAATTGGTCCGCGACATCTCTACTGCCGGTTACACCCGGAAGTTATACCGAATCAGACGGATTGACTTCATCAGCACTTTCGATAATATGCGAAACCCTGTTCGAATGGCAACGACACGCAAGTGCCGTCGGCAAGCATTCGCCGTTGTCTACGCCGGAACCTATTCGTCAGGGCCGTACCAGCGGTCTTCAGGAATATCGTGTTCCCTACACAGCGCCCACCAGATATCTCGAGGTTCGACCCCGTCCTCAAGCAATTCCGCGGGAGTCTTTCCATATTCCATCAGCACGTGGGAATGCAACAGCCACGGGCCGTGCTGAGGCCCAAATTCGTAATTGACGAAGTTGTGAAAATCGGCCAATCGCATGAGACCAACGTACAAGATACCTGTCACTGATACCTACCTGGCCCCCTCTGTTCATAACCTAATCCCCGCTCCCCTGCCTGAACAGTGCTCAACCCAGGGGATTAAGATGAGAGCTGTGAATAATTCCAAGGTGTATGACCTCACTATTATCGCTGCTTTCGCAGCACTGATCATCGTACTCGGCGGGATTGCCATTCCCGTTGGCGGTCTCGGCGTGCCAATCGTGCTACAGAACATGGGCATCGCACTGGCAGGGATGATTCTCGGATTCAAACGCGGCGGCCTCGCCACTACCCTGTTCCTGGCTGTTGGGCTCGTGGGTGTCCCAAACATGGCGGGCTGGAAACCACTTCTCGCCGCACTCCCCGGCCCTACCGTGGGTTACATTGTCGGCTACTTAATTGCCGGTTTCGCAATCGGCGCGATTGCCCAGCAAGCACCGCGGGCGAAGGTTTCACGAATCAGCGTCTTCATCGGCGCGGGCCTCGTCGGAGTTCTACTGCAGTACTTCTTCGGATCTGTCGGCTTGGCATGGCGTATGGGACTTAGCTTCACCGACGCACTGATTACCAACGTCCCGTTTATCCCGGGCGACGTTGCAAAGGTTGTCGTAGCCGCGCTTATTGCTACTGCCGTACTGCAGGCTTTCCCTGATTTGCTTCCCGACGCTGCCAACCGTAAGCAAAGTCGTTTGGTTAAGGAAGCAGCCACCTCGGGCAATTAACCCACAGACTTAGAAAGGTCCTCGAGTCGCACTATGCCCACCATCGCTTTTGACCGCGCTTCCGCAACCTATTCGGGACGCCAGATATTGAGGCCAACCACGCTAACTCTCACAGAGAACCGTATCGGCATTATCGGCGAAAACGGTGGCGGTAAGTCCACGCTGGTGCGACTTATTAACGGCCTGGGCCCGGTCACTGGCGGCACGGTTACGTATGAGGGCATGAATGTCGCAAAGCAGGCAAAGGCAATTCGCAAGAAGGTCGGCTTCATCTTTTCTGATGCGGATAACCAAATTGTGATGCCGACAGTCGCAGAGGACATTGCCTTTTCACTACGCAAGCGAAAGCTAACAAAGGATGAGCGCAACCAGCTGGTGCAGGAAGCCCTCGAGCGATTTGGGCTCGCCGATCATGCTGACGCCTCGCCGCACGTGCTCTCGGGTGGACAAAAACAGCTTCTGGCGCTGGCGGCAGTGTTAATTCTTAATCCCACGACCATTATTGCCGATGAGCCCACTACGCTCCTCGACTTGCGTAATCGTCTCCACATTCGGAAAATTTTCGCCCAGCTTGAGCAGCAAATTATCGTGGTCACTCATGATCTGGATTTTCTTATGGACTTCGACCGGGTTATCCGTGTAAGCGCAGGAGAAATCGTCGACGACGGTGCGCCCAAGGAAGTTATTGACCGATACGTCAGCGATATGACTCGTGCAGAAGAAGGCCGCTCATGATTCATCCAGCCGATGTCCCGTTAGGGCTTTACCTCAACCATAAGTCGCCTGCGCACAGGCTCCCGACGGCCCCCAAGCTCATCATTGTCATCGCATTTTTATTGCTCACCGGGATCCTCGTGGATACCTGGTTAGGCGGGGCGATTGCCCTGGCAATTGTCACCCTCGCTTATGCGGTGGCCAAGGTGCCACCCATGGTTGCTTTCCGACAGCTCCGTGGAGCCGTAATCATTTTGGCGCTGCTTTCGCTTCTCCTATGGTGGCGCGCCGGGGGTGAGCAAGCGCTGACGACCTTCCTCGCGCTTCTCGCCGCAATCGCAGCGGCAATATTGCTAACGCTGACGACCCGCGTCAGCGACATCATGGATACTTTGACCACTGCGATGCAACCGTTCGCTCGTTTCGGCCTACCAGTCGACACCATCGCGCTCGCACTATCGCTGACGCTGCGTATGATTCCGCTTCAAGTTATGGCCGCTGCCGAGGTACTGGAGGCTCGAAAAGCCCGAGGGGCTGCCGGCTCAATCATCGCCTTCGGCGTACCTGTGGTCATCCGAACCATTAACCGCTCGAAGGCAATGGGTGATTCGCTAATCGCACGTGGCGAAGGTGAGTAGCAGAATTAATTGCCCTCACGCAGCTGGCGCATGCGCTCAGCAACAGCAGGGTCAACGTTGGAGGCAGCATTTCCCTCGATGGACTTCTGAGCCTCGCCACCAGAGAGCTCGTTGCCGCCGTTCATTTCTGCGCGAATCTGCTCCAGGCGAGAGTGCCCAGCAAGCTGAACGCCTGCGGCCTCTACCTCAGCCATACGCCCCTGAACCGAGTTCTGAGCCAGCTCAGCCTGGCCAAGAGCGTTAGCGTAACGACGCTCAATCTTGTCACGAACCTGATCCAGGTTAGGTGTAGCCCCCGAAGAAATCTGATTCATCGACTGCAAGGACTCAGAGACCTTCTCCTGCATCTTTGCTTGCTCCAGCTGGCTGAGGAGCTTTGCGCGCTCCGCGACCTTCTGCTGCAACTGCATGGAATTACGCTCGACGGCCTTCTTAGCCTGAGTTGCCTGCTGCAGCGACTGATCGTGCAGAGCCTTCAAATCTTCTACCGACTGCTCAGCAGTAACCAACTGAGCTGCGAAAGCCTCAGCTGCGTTCTCATACTCCGTAGCCTTGGCGGTATCCCCCTCAGCACGAGCCTTGTCAGCGAGCTGCAATGCCTGACGAGTGTTCCCCTGCAGCTTTTCAATTTCAGCGAGCTGGCGGTTAAGGCGCATTTCCAGCTGGCGCTGATTACCAATCACCGCCGCTGCCTGCTGCGATAGTTCCTGGTGCTGCCGCTGGGCATCCTCGATAGCCTGCTGAATCTGCACCTTCGGATCAGCGTTTTCCTCAATCTTGGAATCAAAAGCGGCCATCAAGTAATTCCACAGCTTTACAAATGGATTAGCCATAGCGTCCCATACACCTTTCTTATTGCAACTACCTCAAAGCAGGTCTGTGCTTATCGCGCACCCAATCTTAACTAAAGCCAAGCATCTTCGGGTGCTAAGTGCCGGAGCAGTGGAGTGAAATTCCACCGCCGCAACCAATTTCTACATCGCTGCCAATTCCGGGCTCGCCGAATGCAGAGCCATCGCTGTGGCCGCCTCCATCATCAAATCTGACACCGTCACACCAAGCGCCGCACATACGGACGCCAGCAGCTCAGATGAGACTTCTTTCCGTCCACGCTCAAGCTCGGACAAATAACCAGGGCTAATAGCCGCATGTTCAGAAAGCTCACGCAGCGTCTGTCCACTGCGCGAACGAATATCACGCAGCGTTTCCCCCAGTGCCTCTCGCAGGAGTGGCTCACGAGATTCTCCCCGTTCCGCCAAATCCTGTGCCGTTAACTTTGCAACCGATTCAGGCTGCTCCGCTACAGCCACCCGTGCCGACGGCGCTGTGGCATCCATGGAAGCCTGCAAAGCAGCAGCGCTATCTACCTCTGGGTAGCAAATGGTCATAAGTGCAGTATTGTTGGTCATCACTTTCTCTAACGCTTTAGAGGGCCGACCTGTTCCCAATTTTCAAAAATTCTACTCACCCTCGAGATTCTGCAACAACAGTTCTAACGCCAATACCACTGCTTGACGACGAATCTCCGCGCGCGACCCCTCTTTATTCACCGGCAACCTAACAGCAGTTACCCCATCAAGGTACGAAACTCCCGGCGGTTTCAGACCACACCAGACTTCACCTACTGGGTGCCCATCCTGCATCGCTGGACCAGCAACGCCAGTTAGCGAAATCCCCCAGTCCGCCACTGCTTTATTTGCCACTCCAAGTGCCATATACCGGGCCGTCAACTCGGACACGGGGCCATATGCGGCCAAAGCATCCTTTGGCACGTCGGCAAGCAATGCCTTCGTGTCAGTGGCGTAAGTGACCACGCCACCGCGGAGAACGGCGGAGGCTCCCGGTACGGAGGCAACTGTAGCGCAGAGAAGACCTGCGGTAAGTGATTCTGCGGCTGCAAAAGTCTCGCCACGAGCCGTAAGCGTTTGGACGAGTTGAAGCGAAACGCCATCGACACCGTCAGCGTTTTCGTCGCTCTGGGCGAGGCGTTCGACTGTGTTCACAGCTTTACCCTCCACTTAATTTCTCTACGAGACCTTTCGCGCATCCACAATGTACTGGATACCAGTACCGACGGTGACGACAATGGCGGCAACCATCACAATCCAGGACGGCCAGAACAACCAGTCCACTGGCATCAGGAAGAGCCCCACTGCTACAGACTGCAGGACCGTCTTTATCTTGCCGCCCCGAGAAGCCGGAACAACACGCCCCTGACGCAGGGCGAACATACGCCAGATGGTGATGCCACCTTCGCGAATCACGATGATGACAGTCACCCACCACGGCAGAATGTCGATGATGTTCATACCAATCAGCGCAGCCAGCATTAGAGCCTTATCGGCAATCGGATCGGCAATCTTGCCAAAGTCGGTAATGAGGTTACGGCTACGTGCGAGGTGCCCGTCCAACTTGTCAGTCGCCATCAGAAGCGCGAATACGACAAACGACCACCAGCGCCAATTGGTGGCTTCGCCGCCCTCCTGAAGAAGTACCCACAGGAACACCGGTACTCCGAGGATGCGAAGCACGGTCAGGAAATTGGGCAAGTTCCAGTTGGAAACACGGCTTGTATCAGCACTTGGAGCAGTCACAGTTGTTACCTTATCTCACAATCGTGTTCGATTAACGCCCAGGCTCGTTCTTACCGGTGTGTGAACCGTTAGTTTCGCTTCCGGCCGACGTTGACCCCTCACTGACAGAAGTAGAGGAGGCGTGAGAGCCGAGGCCATCGCGGC
The nucleotide sequence above comes from Corynebacterium amycolatum. Encoded proteins:
- a CDS encoding energy-coupling factor ABC transporter ATP-binding protein, with amino-acid sequence MPTIAFDRASATYSGRQILRPTTLTLTENRIGIIGENGGGKSTLVRLINGLGPVTGGTVTYEGMNVAKQAKAIRKKVGFIFSDADNQIVMPTVAEDIAFSLRKRKLTKDERNQLVQEALERFGLADHADASPHVLSGGQKQLLALAAVLILNPTTIIADEPTTLLDLRNRLHIRKIFAQLEQQIIVVTHDLDFLMDFDRVIRVSAGEIVDDGAPKEVIDRYVSDMTRAEEGRS
- a CDS encoding helix-turn-helix domain-containing protein; this translates as MTNNTALMTICYPEVDSAAALQASMDATAPSARVAVAEQPESVAKLTAQDLAERGESREPLLREALGETLRDIRSRSGQTLRELSEHAAISPGYLSELERGRKEVSSELLASVCAALGVTVSDLMMEAATAMALHSASPELAAM
- the recA gene encoding recombinase RecA, with translation MARKKATASNQGNDRLKALDVALANIEKDFGKGAVMRLGDDNRPPIQVIPSGNIAIDVALGLGGFPRGRIVEIYGPESSGKTTVALHAIAEAQRQGGIAAFIDAEHALDPVYARKLGVDTDNLLVSQPDTGEQALEITDMLVRSGAIDIIVVDSVAALTPKAEIDGEMGDSHVGLQARLMSQALRKMTGALSNTGTTAIFINQLREKIGVMFGSPETTTGGKALKFYASVRCDVRRIQTLKDGQDAVGNRTRLKVVKNKVSPPFKQAEFDIIYGEGISREGSLIDMGVDNGIVKKSGSWFTYEGDQLGQGKEKARMHLRENPEIAQEIEVKIKKKLGVGEFAEVEDETDIDAPVDVVPDIDFDDLED
- a CDS encoding PspA/IM30 family protein; amino-acid sequence: MANPFVKLWNYLMAAFDSKIEENADPKVQIQQAIEDAQRQHQELSQQAAAVIGNQRQLEMRLNRQLAEIEKLQGNTRQALQLADKARAEGDTAKATEYENAAEAFAAQLVTAEQSVEDLKALHDQSLQQATQAKKAVERNSMQLQQKVAERAKLLSQLEQAKMQEKVSESLQSMNQISSGATPNLDQVRDKIERRYANALGQAELAQNSVQGRMAEVEAAGVQLAGHSRLEQIRAEMNGGNELSGGEAQKSIEGNAASNVDPAVAERMRQLREGN
- a CDS encoding energy-coupling factor transporter transmembrane component T family protein, with protein sequence MIHPADVPLGLYLNHKSPAHRLPTAPKLIIVIAFLLLTGILVDTWLGGAIALAIVTLAYAVAKVPPMVAFRQLRGAVIILALLSLLLWWRAGGEQALTTFLALLAAIAAAILLTLTTRVSDIMDTLTTAMQPFARFGLPVDTIALALSLTLRMIPLQVMAAAEVLEARKARGAAGSIIAFGVPVVIRTINRSKAMGDSLIARGEGE
- a CDS encoding CinA family protein; the protein is MNTVERLAQSDENADGVDGVSLQLVQTLTARGETFAAAESLTAGLLCATVASVPGASAVLRGGVVTYATDTKALLADVPKDALAAYGPVSELTARYMALGVANKAVADWGISLTGVAGPAMQDGHPVGEVWCGLKPPGVSYLDGVTAVRLPVNKEGSRAEIRRQAVVLALELLLQNLEGE
- a CDS encoding biotin transporter BioY, which encodes MRAVNNSKVYDLTIIAAFAALIIVLGGIAIPVGGLGVPIVLQNMGIALAGMILGFKRGGLATTLFLAVGLVGVPNMAGWKPLLAALPGPTVGYIVGYLIAGFAIGAIAQQAPRAKVSRISVFIGAGLVGVLLQYFFGSVGLAWRMGLSFTDALITNVPFIPGDVAKVVVAALIATAVLQAFPDLLPDAANRKQSRLVKEAATSGN
- a CDS encoding DUF3046 domain-containing protein: MTGILYVGLMRLADFHNFVNYEFGPQHGPWLLHSHVLMEYGKTPAELLEDGVEPRDIWWALCREHDIPEDRWYGPDE
- a CDS encoding regulatory protein RecX; the protein is MEDRNGRDVRETIEKLAQQIAEADGSSLYDAGREESKAPIRAKALRLLDQRMRSRKELVERLEAVEEFPTSMIEEVVDDLTRSGLVNDELFASEWVRQRFASRGKSKMVLNRELQEKGIDASLRADALEQITHNAEEEVARKLAAKKAATIKSVAPDFNSKQKDLRKVVGVLARRGFPSELSMSIARDQLEERYRKLEEDTD
- the pgsA gene encoding CDP-diacylglycerol--glycerol-3-phosphate 3-phosphatidyltransferase: MTAPSADTSRVSNWNLPNFLTVLRILGVPVFLWVLLQEGGEATNWRWWSFVVFALLMATDKLDGHLARSRNLITDFGKIADPIADKALMLAALIGMNIIDILPWWVTVIIVIREGGITIWRMFALRQGRVVPASRGGKIKTVLQSVAVGLFLMPVDWLFWPSWIVMVAAIVVTVGTGIQYIVDARKVS